In one window of Vespa crabro chromosome 6, iyVesCrab1.2, whole genome shotgun sequence DNA:
- the LOC124425066 gene encoding anthrax toxin receptor-like isoform X1 encodes MPVIHRYARSHCLGATGCASLLPSSPPPPPPPPPSSPPPPPPPPPSLPPPPPPLRGSVIQGRLYSRRIKPSWDRYVDGKFRLIYPQGDEMSWVDTVYSYPLLRAGCSRPEHRPWNEPNRRSRDR; translated from the exons ATGCCGGTTATACATCGTTACGCGCGGTCTCACTGCCTGGGAGCTACTGGCTGTGCCTCCTTGTTGCCTTcctcaccaccaccaccaccaccaccaccaccgtcgtcgccgccgccgccgccgccgccgccaccatcactaccaccaccaccacccccGCTCCGCGGGAGCGTGATACAGGGACGTCTCTATTCCCG aaGAATAAAGCCTAGCTGGGATCGTTATGTCGATGGAAAATTCCGCTTGATATATCCTCAAGGCGACGAAATGTCTTGGGTCGATACTGTATACTCTTACCCCTTACTCCGAGCCGGCTGTTCACGACCGGAGCACCGACCATGGAATGAGCCGAATAGGAGGagtagagatagataa
- the LOC124425066 gene encoding branchpoint-bridging protein-like isoform X2 produces MPVIHRYARSHCLGATGCASLLPSSPPPPPPPPPSSPPPPPPPPPSLPPPPPPLRGSVIQGRLYSRIKPSWDRYVDGKFRLIYPQGDEMSWVDTVYSYPLLRAGCSRPEHRPWNEPNRRSRDR; encoded by the exons ATGCCGGTTATACATCGTTACGCGCGGTCTCACTGCCTGGGAGCTACTGGCTGTGCCTCCTTGTTGCCTTcctcaccaccaccaccaccaccaccaccaccgtcgtcgccgccgccgccgccgccgccgccaccatcactaccaccaccaccacccccGCTCCGCGGGAGCGTGATACAGGGACGTCTCTATTCCCG AATAAAGCCTAGCTGGGATCGTTATGTCGATGGAAAATTCCGCTTGATATATCCTCAAGGCGACGAAATGTCTTGGGTCGATACTGTATACTCTTACCCCTTACTCCGAGCCGGCTGTTCACGACCGGAGCACCGACCATGGAATGAGCCGAATAGGAGGagtagagatagataa